The genomic stretch TGGATCTTCTGCCCTTCAGATTGAAGGAGCTTCTAATGAAGGAGGAAGAGGACTTGGTATATGGGATGATATAATTGAACATAAAAAAGGTGTGTATTTAGATGTAGATAAGTTTTCCAAAAAGATTGAGCATTATAAGCGCTATAAGGAGGACGTACAACTTTTAAAGAAGCTCGGAGTAAATTCTTATAGAATGTCCATATCTTGGAATAGAATAATGCCAAATGGAACCTTGAAAGGAGGTATAAACAAAGAAGGTATCAACTTCTACAACAATTTGATTAATGAGTTGCTAAAAAATGGTATTGAACCTTTTGTGACTATCATGCACTTTGACTATCCGCTAGCTCTTCAACAAAAACTTGGCGGCTTCTTAAATCGCTCCATTGTGAGACATTTCAAGGATTTTAGTGAACTCTTATTCAAAACATATGGAGATCGGGTGAAATATTGGACTACAATCAACGAGGGAGAGGTCACAGCTATATTTCAATACATGCACAATATTGATAATATGTCTGTTGAGGCATGTCCAACTACAGGTAAAATATGTACAGAAGCATATATTATACTTCATAATTTCCTAATTGCCCATGCTACAACATCAAATTTATACAAAACAAAATTTCAAGCACTTCAAGGGGGAGAAATTGGAATTGCTCTTTCATCAGGAAGTTATTATCCCTACAGCTCTAAACCAGAGGATATGGCTGCTGCTAAAAGACTAATGGATTTCTATTGGGGATGGGTTTTAAAGCCAATTTTCCATGGAGATTATCCAAAAATAATGAGAAAGCTAGTGGGGAATAGgctacccaaatttacaaaaaaaGATAAACAAATGTTAAAAGGAAGCACAGACTTTATTGGGCTCAATTATTATACTTCTCACTTTGCTAGACATGAATCAAATAAAACCAAGGTTTTTGGTGACAATTTTGATGCCTTAGCTATGTCAGAAGTTTATAACGTGGAAGGAAAAACTCTTGGCTACATGGATCAATACGGTTTGAACTTTGTCTATCCTGAAGGATTATATGACTTCTTACTCTATATTAAGAAAAAGTACCAAAACCCCAAAATCTACATCACTGAAAATGGTATTGC from Vicia villosa cultivar HV-30 ecotype Madison, WI linkage group LG4, Vvil1.0, whole genome shotgun sequence encodes the following:
- the LOC131598378 gene encoding furostanol glycoside 26-O-beta-glucosidase-like; translated protein: IMSSLRISKNVLAILSFVWISNIFTHAQVLFPLENKFELSYSLSSQNGERTTTNTYHAILKFINSSSFPSRGSFPTGFLFGAGSSALQIEGASNEGGRGLGVYLDVDKFSKKIEHYKRYKEDVQLLKKLGVNSYRMSISWNRIMPNGTLKGGINKEGINFYNNLINELLKNGIEPFVTIMHFDYPLALQQKLGGFLNRSIVRHFKDFSELLFKTYGDRVKYWTTINEGEVTAIFQYMHNIDNMSVEACPTTGKICTEAYIILHNFLIAHATTSNLYKTKFQALQGGEIGIALSSGSYYPYSSKPEDMAAAKRLMDFYWGWVLKPIFHGDYPKIMRKLVGNRLPKFTKKDKQMLKGSTDFIGLNYYTSHFARHESNKTKVFGDNFDALAMSEVYNVEGKTLGYMDQYGLNFVYPEGLYDFLLYIKKKYQNPKIYITENGIASFKTPNPLKDEHRVAYIAAHINATKAAIDAGVNVCGYFSWAAFDTFEFQAGYSRNWGLYHVDFNDSLKRIPTDSANWYRKYLTDDLIGLN